A part of Deltaproteobacteria bacterium genomic DNA contains:
- a CDS encoding mannose-1-phosphate guanylyltransferase/mannose-6-phosphate isomerase gives MSHVLFPVILSGGAGTRLWPVSRELHPKQFLPLVDEHTLLQATVRRLAPLDGARAPIVVCNEAHRFMVAEQLKAVDVTPSAVLLEPAGRSTAPAIAAAALQALALGDGREDPILLVLPADHVIRDQSQFARAVGAAVREAARGHLVTFGVPPTYPETGYGYIKTAAPTGVSEGGRRVARFVEKPDAADAARYVEEGGYYWNSGMFVFRAARYLSELGTRAPAVRQAATRAYRKAAAHAGFRWLDAEAFSHCPAISVDHAVMEHTSDAVTIPLEAGWSDVGSWAALADLGETDADGNAVRGQAVLEGVRDTYVHGGGRLVAALGVSGLVIVDTPDAVLVARRDAARDTGKVVARLRSQGREEHRAHRKVHRPWGSFDSVHGGGGFKVKHIVVQPGQSLSLQSHEHRAEHWIVVRGTATVTRGDESFTLKQDQSTYIPRGTKHRLANPGAGPLELVEVQTGGYLEEDDIVRYEDVYGRADPREREGEG, from the coding sequence ATGAGCCACGTCCTGTTCCCCGTGATCCTTTCGGGCGGCGCCGGAACCCGGCTCTGGCCCGTGTCCCGGGAGCTTCACCCCAAGCAGTTCCTTCCGCTGGTGGACGAGCACACCCTGCTGCAGGCCACCGTCCGTCGCTTGGCCCCGCTTGACGGTGCGCGCGCGCCCATCGTGGTATGCAACGAAGCCCACCGGTTCATGGTGGCCGAACAGCTCAAGGCCGTCGACGTCACGCCGTCGGCCGTGCTGCTGGAGCCGGCCGGACGCAGCACCGCGCCGGCCATTGCCGCGGCGGCGCTGCAAGCGCTGGCGCTCGGCGACGGGCGCGAAGATCCCATCCTGCTGGTGCTCCCGGCGGACCACGTCATCCGCGACCAGAGCCAATTCGCGCGCGCCGTTGGAGCCGCCGTGCGGGAGGCCGCCCGCGGGCATCTCGTGACCTTCGGCGTCCCTCCGACCTATCCGGAAACCGGGTACGGTTACATCAAGACGGCCGCCCCCACCGGCGTCAGCGAGGGCGGCCGCCGCGTGGCACGGTTCGTCGAGAAGCCCGACGCGGCGGACGCGGCCCGCTATGTCGAGGAAGGCGGGTACTACTGGAACAGCGGCATGTTCGTCTTCCGCGCCGCCCGCTATTTGAGCGAGCTCGGCACGCGTGCGCCAGCGGTCCGCCAGGCCGCCACCCGCGCCTACCGGAAGGCGGCGGCGCACGCGGGGTTCCGCTGGCTGGACGCGGAGGCATTCTCGCATTGTCCGGCCATCTCGGTGGACCACGCGGTCATGGAGCACACCTCGGACGCCGTGACGATCCCGCTCGAGGCCGGATGGTCCGATGTCGGCTCCTGGGCCGCTCTGGCGGATCTCGGCGAAACCGACGCCGACGGCAACGCGGTCCGGGGCCAGGCGGTTCTGGAGGGCGTCCGGGACACCTACGTGCACGGCGGCGGCCGTCTGGTGGCCGCGCTGGGGGTGTCCGGCTTGGTCATCGTGGACACGCCGGACGCGGTGTTGGTGGCGCGCCGGGACGCGGCCCGGGACACCGGCAAGGTGGTGGCGCGGCTCCGCTCGCAGGGGCGGGAGGAGCACCGCGCCCACCGCAAGGTGCACCGGCCCTGGGGCTCCTTCGACTCGGTTCACGGCGGCGGCGGCTTCAAGGTCAAGCACATCGTCGTCCAGCCCGGTCAGTCCCTGTCGCTGCAATCCCACGAGCACCGCGCGGAGCACTGGATCGTGGTGCGCGGCACGGCCACGGTGACACGAGGGGACGAGTCCTTCACCCTGAAGCAGGACCAGTCCACCTACATCCCCAGGGGAACGAAGCACCGGCTCGCGAATCCGGGCGCCGGCCCGCTGGAGCTGGTGGAGGTGCAGACCGGCGGTTACCTGGAAGAGGACGACATCGTCCGCTACGAGGACGTCTACGGCCGCGCGGACCCGCGCGAGCGGGAAGGGGAGGGCTGA
- a CDS encoding tetratricopeptide repeat protein translates to MTSAWQRQSADDGDRTGGSPGRHALPALGLGLLVAVSYLPALQGDFVWDDVIFSEEPVIHQWSGLWNIWFSPADIRNEGHYWPVVYTSFWLEHKLWGLAPIGYHVVNLLLHWLNTLLVWRLLRCLAVPGAWAAAAVFAVHPLHVESVAWLIERKDLLSGLFYLAAALTWIRFVDTPTWSRYGLSLALYVAALLSKSMAVTLPAALLIWHWWQRDRISAADLARLAPFFAVGLALTVADYVFYSGREPLALGYSFIERILIAGRALWFYAGKLVWPTDLAVIYPLWDVRAGDALAWAHVVAAAAVAAFLWLGRHRLGRGPVAAVLFYAVTLAPVLGFIDYGYMQFSFVADRFQYLAGMGLMALLVGTAVRAAGGLPRVLGMAARGAFALILAVLATLSWAQSGIYRDEVTFFSHIVGLNPAARDAYLNLGSALFEADRPEEGLAASRLALRHRPDSASAHSNVGRGLLKEGRFDEAETHLRRAVELDPRKGSARQNLAELLRKTKRYEEAVATSRAALRIDRNSALAYGGMGTALFELKRHEEAVAATTRALALKPDTAMAGSLHLFTGKSLRALGRLDEAEAYIRRATEIDARNPLPLVELAGLYRTRGRGAEADRLLERARTLPSSDAAALHVTAEALRARKRFESAMEMYRAAIGIAPEFAPAHAGLGIALLQVKRNAEAIEAMARALRLDPALPVAGTLHVLLGRAQQALGKTEAAAEHHERALDHDPRQQEALDRLAMIRFQQRRYADALELYRRLAEAVPTGAQTHANIGATLYHLGRPGEALTSFERALSLKPDLEGARKGAAHMRRVVEQRAQPQP, encoded by the coding sequence ATGACAAGCGCCTGGCAACGACAGTCCGCGGACGACGGCGACCGGACCGGCGGTTCCCCGGGCCGGCACGCCCTGCCGGCACTCGGACTCGGGCTTCTCGTGGCGGTGAGCTACTTGCCCGCGCTCCAGGGCGATTTCGTCTGGGACGACGTCATCTTCTCCGAGGAGCCGGTCATCCACCAGTGGTCCGGGCTGTGGAACATCTGGTTCTCGCCCGCGGACATCCGCAACGAAGGACACTACTGGCCGGTCGTCTATACGAGCTTCTGGCTGGAGCACAAGCTGTGGGGCCTCGCGCCCATCGGGTACCACGTCGTCAACCTGCTGTTGCACTGGCTCAACACCCTGCTGGTGTGGCGGCTGCTCCGTTGCCTCGCCGTGCCCGGCGCCTGGGCCGCGGCCGCGGTCTTCGCCGTGCATCCGCTCCACGTGGAATCGGTGGCATGGCTCATCGAGCGCAAGGACCTGCTGTCCGGGCTGTTCTACCTCGCCGCCGCGCTCACCTGGATCCGCTTCGTCGATACTCCGACCTGGAGCCGCTACGGCCTCTCCCTGGCGCTGTACGTCGCGGCCCTCCTCTCCAAGTCCATGGCGGTGACCCTGCCCGCGGCGCTCCTGATCTGGCACTGGTGGCAACGGGATCGGATCAGCGCCGCGGACCTGGCGCGCCTGGCGCCGTTCTTCGCCGTCGGACTGGCCCTCACCGTTGCGGACTACGTGTTCTACAGCGGACGGGAGCCGCTGGCGCTGGGCTACTCGTTCATCGAGCGGATCCTCATCGCCGGCCGCGCCTTGTGGTTTTACGCCGGCAAGCTCGTGTGGCCGACGGACCTGGCGGTGATCTACCCGCTGTGGGACGTTCGCGCCGGCGACGCACTGGCATGGGCCCACGTGGTCGCCGCCGCGGCCGTGGCGGCGTTCCTGTGGCTCGGCCGCCATCGCCTGGGCCGAGGGCCCGTGGCCGCCGTGCTGTTCTACGCCGTGACACTGGCGCCGGTTCTGGGCTTCATCGATTACGGCTACATGCAGTTCTCCTTTGTCGCCGACCGCTTCCAATACCTGGCCGGCATGGGCCTGATGGCGCTCCTCGTCGGCACCGCCGTCCGGGCCGCGGGCGGGCTGCCGCGTGTTCTCGGCATGGCGGCCCGGGGAGCGTTCGCCCTGATCCTGGCAGTGCTCGCGACGCTGAGCTGGGCGCAGTCGGGCATCTACCGGGACGAGGTCACCTTCTTCAGCCACATCGTCGGATTGAACCCGGCCGCGCGCGACGCCTATCTGAACCTCGGCAGCGCGTTGTTCGAGGCGGACCGGCCCGAAGAGGGACTGGCGGCCAGCCGTCTTGCCCTCCGCCACCGGCCCGACTCCGCGAGCGCCCATTCCAACGTGGGACGCGGACTGCTCAAGGAGGGACGGTTCGACGAGGCGGAAACGCATCTCCGGCGCGCCGTGGAGCTCGATCCGCGCAAGGGCTCGGCGCGGCAGAACCTGGCCGAACTGCTGCGCAAGACGAAGCGTTACGAGGAGGCCGTCGCGACGTCCCGAGCCGCTCTCCGCATCGACCGCAACAGCGCGCTGGCCTACGGCGGCATGGGCACCGCGCTGTTCGAGTTGAAGCGCCACGAGGAGGCGGTCGCCGCCACGACCCGGGCACTGGCCCTCAAGCCGGACACGGCCATGGCGGGTTCTCTGCACCTCTTCACCGGCAAGTCGCTCCGCGCCCTGGGACGGCTCGACGAGGCGGAAGCGTATATCCGCCGAGCCACGGAGATCGACGCGCGCAACCCGTTGCCGCTGGTGGAGCTGGCCGGGCTGTATCGCACACGGGGACGCGGCGCGGAGGCCGACCGGCTCCTGGAGCGCGCCCGGACGCTGCCGTCGAGCGACGCGGCCGCGCTTCACGTGACGGCGGAGGCGCTGCGCGCCCGGAAGCGCTTCGAGAGCGCCATGGAAATGTATCGCGCGGCCATCGGAATCGCCCCGGAGTTCGCTCCCGCCCACGCCGGACTGGGCATCGCGCTGTTACAGGTCAAACGGAACGCGGAGGCCATCGAGGCCATGGCGCGGGCGCTGCGGCTCGACCCCGCACTGCCGGTGGCGGGGACGCTGCACGTGCTCCTGGGCCGCGCCCAGCAGGCCCTGGGGAAGACGGAAGCCGCGGCCGAACACCATGAGCGCGCCCTCGATCACGACCCGCGCCAGCAGGAAGCCCTGGACCGCCTGGCGATGATCCGCTTCCAACAGCGTCGCTACGCCGATGCCCTGGAACTCTACCGCAGGCTGGCGGAGGCGGTCCCCACGGGAGCGCAGACTCACGCCAACATCGGCGCCACCCTGTACCACCTGGGCCGTCCCGGCGAGGCATTGACCAGCTTCGAACGGGCGCTCTCCCTCAAGCCCGACCTGGAGGGGGCACGGAAAGGAGCGGCGCACATGCGCCGGGTGGTCGAGCAACGGGCACAACCGCAACCCTAG
- a CDS encoding tetratricopeptide repeat protein yields MASRKSRKGTAEKRAAEKRTAAAQASRHRGDVPAASTGPLVSARFTRADALAAAALALMIAVSYFPATRFGFVWDDVIITTLDAIREWGGIVDLWFAPGTAYRQGIVGEDHYWPLLYTTFWIEHKLWGFAPAGYHAVNLILHFVNTVLLWRLLLRLSVPGAWFIAAVFAVHPLHVESVAWVIARKDLLSAMFYLMAFSAWLRFVDAPRAGNYLLVMALFAAGMLCKSIVVTFPAALLVWHWWRHGRVTGTDCARLVPLFLLAVALAAVDLAIYERVSLAFDYSVTQRTLMAAQSLWFYAGKLLWPFHLALLYPQWDLEGPLAWAALVAAFAVFASLWFPRHRIGRGPLACALFFALTLAPVLGFKDFGYMNMSFAADRYQYLAGTGILILVAGGAARGTARLAHPWKKAAAGLAGVVLAVLGAASWLQSGVYKDDATLFTHAAATNPGSWAARYHAALELRKLKRYDEAEDHFRRSLELRPRDYTGRHRRDVLQHIADTFRLRERYEEAIVAYRRVAAEFPDFPMAHAGLGYSLFRLQRHEEAIVALERSLALKPPSSAAEGLRRLFATTLDSAAWGRFADARYSEALDLYRKLAALDDGNARVHANLGATLQRLDRLEDARRSFERALDLDPDLALARAGLKEVRERLRRRGQ; encoded by the coding sequence ATGGCAAGCCGGAAGAGTAGGAAAGGGACCGCGGAGAAGAGGGCCGCGGAGAAGAGGACCGCGGCGGCGCAGGCGTCCCGGCACCGTGGGGACGTGCCCGCCGCATCCACGGGTCCCCTGGTCTCCGCCCGCTTCACGCGCGCGGACGCGCTGGCGGCGGCGGCCTTGGCCCTGATGATCGCGGTCAGCTACTTCCCCGCCACCCGTTTCGGCTTCGTCTGGGACGACGTCATCATCACCACCCTGGACGCGATCCGGGAATGGGGCGGCATCGTGGACCTGTGGTTCGCTCCGGGCACGGCGTACCGGCAGGGCATCGTCGGCGAGGACCACTACTGGCCGCTGCTCTACACGACCTTCTGGATCGAGCACAAGCTCTGGGGATTCGCCCCGGCCGGCTACCACGCCGTCAACCTGATCCTCCACTTCGTGAACACGGTGCTGCTGTGGCGTCTGCTGCTGCGACTTTCCGTGCCCGGCGCGTGGTTCATCGCCGCGGTGTTCGCGGTGCACCCCTTGCACGTGGAATCCGTCGCCTGGGTGATCGCCCGCAAGGACCTGCTATCGGCCATGTTCTATCTCATGGCCTTCAGCGCCTGGCTGCGCTTCGTGGACGCACCGCGCGCCGGCAACTACCTCCTGGTGATGGCGCTGTTCGCGGCCGGCATGTTGTGCAAGTCCATCGTGGTGACGTTCCCCGCCGCCCTGCTCGTCTGGCACTGGTGGCGACACGGGCGCGTTACCGGGACGGACTGCGCGCGGCTGGTGCCCCTGTTCCTCCTCGCCGTCGCCCTCGCCGCCGTGGATCTGGCCATCTACGAGAGAGTGAGCCTGGCTTTCGACTACTCGGTCACCCAGCGTACGTTGATGGCCGCGCAGTCGCTGTGGTTCTACGCGGGGAAACTGCTGTGGCCGTTCCACCTGGCCCTCCTGTATCCGCAGTGGGACCTGGAAGGTCCGCTGGCGTGGGCGGCCCTCGTCGCCGCGTTCGCCGTTTTCGCGTCGCTCTGGTTCCCGCGGCACCGCATCGGACGCGGGCCGCTGGCGTGCGCGCTGTTCTTCGCACTCACGCTGGCGCCGGTGCTGGGCTTCAAGGACTTCGGCTACATGAACATGTCGTTCGCGGCGGACCGCTACCAGTACCTGGCCGGGACCGGCATCCTCATCCTCGTTGCGGGTGGGGCCGCCCGCGGCACGGCCCGGCTTGCGCACCCCTGGAAGAAGGCGGCGGCGGGACTTGCCGGCGTGGTGCTCGCGGTGCTGGGAGCGGCCTCGTGGCTCCAGTCCGGCGTCTACAAGGACGACGCAACCCTGTTTACCCATGCGGCGGCCACCAATCCGGGGTCCTGGGCCGCCCGGTACCATGCCGCGCTCGAGCTCCGGAAGCTCAAGCGCTATGACGAGGCCGAAGACCATTTCCGCCGCTCCCTGGAACTGCGGCCGCGCGACTATACCGGCCGGCACCGTCGCGACGTGCTCCAGCACATCGCCGATACGTTCCGGCTGCGCGAGCGCTACGAGGAAGCCATCGTCGCCTACCGCCGGGTGGCGGCGGAATTTCCCGATTTCCCCATGGCCCATGCCGGGCTGGGTTACTCCCTGTTCCGGCTCCAGCGCCACGAGGAGGCCATCGTCGCGCTGGAACGGTCGCTGGCCCTCAAGCCGCCCTCATCCGCGGCCGAGGGCCTCCGGCGCCTCTTCGCAACTACACTCGACAGCGCCGCTTGGGGCCGTTTCGCCGACGCGCGTTACAGTGAGGCGCTGGACCTCTACCGGAAACTGGCGGCGCTCGATGACGGCAACGCCCGCGTCCATGCCAACCTGGGCGCGACCCTGCAGCGCCTGGACCGGCTGGAAGACGCCCGCCGAAGCTTCGAGCGCGCCCTGGACCTGGACCCGGACCTTGCATTGGCCCGGGCCGGGCTGAAGGAGGTGCGGGAACGCCTGCGGCGACGCGGACAGTAG
- a CDS encoding tetratricopeptide repeat protein gives MSRTTALGAAALGLMVLVSYLPALWAGFVWDDAIFVEEPVIHDWSGLWSVWFDPANIKKEGHYWPIVYTSFWLEHKLWGLAPMGYHLVNVLLHLANCLLVWRLLSRLAVPGAWAVAAVFAVHPLHVESVAWIMERKDLLSTLFYVTALLTWIRFTEVPEWRRYCLALALFAAGLLSKSVVVTLPAALVIWHWWQRDKVTFTDLARLAPFFVVGLFITAGDLAFYNSREPLSLDYTFAERLLIACRALWFYVGKLLWPADLAVIYPLWDIRAGDLLAWAYVLAAGALPVLLWLGLGRIGRGPLVGALFFALTLSPVLGFVDYGYMQFAFVADRFQYLAGLGVMAVLVGAGVTAAGRLTGAPRAAVQGAFGAVLVVLGALTWAQSGVYRNEVALFGHIAASNPEARDAHLNLAKALILEGRNEEALAAARVAVAQRPDFVAGYTNLGLSLLNLKRYDEAEKVLRQGMQHEPRDRNSRQNLADTLRRQGRYKEAVEAYRDVIEVDRRYALAYAGLGDTLFRLTRYEDAVSALERALALDPDASVAVTLHLILGESLTKLNRFDAAAERFRRAAAMDPGDARPLGRLAQLLNTQGRTAEADGYLRRLRELRPDQAASHHHAAEVLRRGKRYEDAVASYRAALQVDPDYGPAHAGLGTALFAMKRYDEALESLERSIDLEPESLAVVARHVLAGRAARALDRTEEAIGHFERAHAMNPRNASALDFLGVARFSQKRYDEALTLFRALLELRPDQANILANIGTTLYHLGRPEEALPHFERAAALKPDLASAQAGLQAARRALERTGQAQGQGHGKPEE, from the coding sequence ATGTCGCGCACCACGGCCTTGGGCGCCGCCGCCCTGGGGCTCATGGTGCTGGTCAGCTACCTGCCCGCGCTGTGGGCCGGGTTCGTCTGGGATGACGCCATCTTCGTGGAAGAACCGGTGATCCACGACTGGTCCGGGCTTTGGAGCGTCTGGTTCGATCCGGCGAACATCAAGAAGGAGGGGCACTACTGGCCGATCGTGTACACGAGCTTCTGGCTGGAGCACAAGCTGTGGGGACTCGCGCCCATGGGCTACCACCTCGTCAACGTGCTGCTTCACCTCGCCAACTGCCTGCTGGTGTGGCGCCTGCTATCCCGGCTGGCGGTGCCCGGTGCCTGGGCCGTGGCCGCGGTGTTCGCCGTGCATCCGCTGCACGTCGAGTCGGTGGCATGGATCATGGAGCGCAAGGACCTGCTCTCGACGCTGTTCTACGTCACGGCCTTGCTGACCTGGATACGTTTCACCGAAGTGCCGGAATGGCGGCGCTATTGCCTGGCCCTGGCACTGTTCGCCGCGGGACTCCTGTCCAAGTCGGTGGTGGTCACCTTGCCCGCGGCCCTCGTGATCTGGCACTGGTGGCAACGCGACAAGGTCACCTTCACCGACCTGGCGCGGCTCGCGCCGTTCTTCGTGGTGGGGCTGTTCATCACCGCCGGCGACCTGGCCTTCTACAACTCGCGCGAGCCCCTGTCCCTGGACTACACGTTCGCCGAGCGGCTGTTGATCGCGTGCCGCGCCCTGTGGTTCTACGTCGGCAAGCTGCTGTGGCCCGCCGACCTCGCGGTGATCTACCCGCTGTGGGACATCCGCGCCGGCGATCTTCTCGCCTGGGCCTACGTGCTGGCGGCGGGCGCGCTGCCGGTGCTGCTGTGGCTCGGGCTCGGGCGCATCGGACGCGGGCCGCTGGTGGGCGCGCTGTTCTTCGCGCTGACCCTGTCCCCGGTCCTGGGATTCGTGGACTACGGCTACATGCAGTTCGCTTTCGTCGCCGACCGCTTCCAGTACCTCGCGGGCCTGGGCGTCATGGCGGTGCTGGTGGGCGCCGGCGTGACGGCAGCCGGCCGCCTGACGGGCGCTCCCAGGGCGGCCGTCCAGGGCGCGTTCGGCGCGGTCCTGGTCGTGCTCGGGGCTCTTACCTGGGCGCAGTCCGGCGTCTACCGGAACGAGGTCGCGCTCTTCGGCCACATCGCCGCCAGCAATCCCGAGGCGCGGGACGCGCACCTCAATCTCGCCAAGGCCCTGATCCTGGAGGGGCGCAACGAGGAAGCCCTTGCCGCGGCCCGGGTCGCGGTGGCGCAGCGTCCGGACTTTGTCGCCGGCTACACCAACCTCGGGCTGTCGCTGCTGAACCTGAAGCGCTACGACGAGGCCGAGAAGGTCCTCCGCCAAGGCATGCAACACGAACCGCGCGACCGGAACTCGCGCCAGAACCTGGCCGACACGCTGCGCCGGCAAGGGAGGTACAAGGAGGCCGTGGAGGCCTACCGCGACGTCATCGAGGTGGACCGCCGCTACGCCCTGGCCTACGCCGGGCTGGGCGACACGCTGTTCCGCCTGACGCGCTACGAGGACGCCGTCTCCGCTCTGGAGCGGGCACTCGCCCTGGACCCCGACGCGTCCGTGGCGGTCACGCTCCATCTGATCCTGGGTGAGAGCCTGACCAAGCTCAACCGGTTCGACGCGGCGGCCGAACGGTTCCGCCGCGCCGCGGCCATGGACCCGGGGGACGCGCGTCCCCTGGGCCGCCTGGCGCAACTGCTGAACACCCAGGGACGCACCGCGGAGGCCGACGGCTATCTGCGCCGCCTGCGCGAGTTGCGCCCCGACCAGGCGGCCTCCCATCACCACGCCGCCGAGGTGCTCAGGCGCGGCAAGCGCTACGAGGACGCCGTGGCGTCGTACCGCGCCGCCCTCCAGGTCGATCCGGACTACGGCCCCGCGCACGCCGGGCTGGGAACCGCGCTGTTCGCCATGAAGCGTTACGACGAGGCCCTGGAGTCCCTGGAACGCTCCATCGACCTGGAACCGGAGTCACTGGCCGTCGTTGCCCGCCACGTGCTGGCGGGACGCGCGGCCCGGGCGCTGGACCGCACGGAGGAAGCGATCGGGCACTTCGAACGCGCCCACGCCATGAACCCGCGCAACGCCTCGGCGCTGGACTTCCTCGGCGTCGCGCGCTTCAGCCAGAAGCGTTACGACGAGGCCCTCACGCTGTTTCGCGCCCTGCTCGAGCTGCGCCCCGACCAAGCGAACATCCTCGCCAACATCGGCACCACGCTGTATCACCTGGGCCGGCCCGAAGAGGCGCTGCCGCACTTCGAACGCGCCGCCGCCCTGAAACCCGACCTGGCCTCGGCGCAAGCCGGGCTCCAGGCGGCGCGAAGGGCGCTGGAACGAACCGGGCAGGCACAAGGCCAAGGCCATGGCAAGCCGGAAGAGTAG
- a CDS encoding glycosyltransferase family 2 protein has protein sequence MLKTTHGTPGAEDTLSIVVPTFREVGNIPTLAERIDAALAETGIKWELLLVDDDSGDGSEEAVHELARRLPVRIVVRRDGPRDLSLAVLEGIRQCRFDRLVVMDADLSHPPERIADMLADLARDCDMVIGSRYTLGGAVDRSWSLYRLLNSRLATWMARPLVDCADPMSGFFATRRSALPELGGLRPMGYKIALELMVRGRLRVREIPIDFHDRSVGSSKMNWRQQVRFLRHLSRLYDYRFGSMARIPSFSVVGASGLMVDLACYLGLQWAGVEHRLARFLSFWPAVSWNWALNRGFTYSGRERQPHLEQWARFAASSVIGLGVNVGSYALLTSYVALFGRHRLWAFFLGVALGSVVNFVVADLYVYRKLPPPER, from the coding sequence ATGTTGAAGACAACCCATGGCACTCCCGGCGCTGAAGACACGCTTTCCATCGTCGTTCCGACGTTCCGCGAGGTGGGCAACATCCCCACGCTTGCGGAACGCATCGACGCGGCCCTGGCGGAGACCGGCATCAAGTGGGAGCTGTTACTCGTAGACGACGATTCCGGCGACGGCAGCGAAGAGGCGGTCCACGAACTCGCCCGCCGTCTGCCGGTCCGGATCGTGGTCCGGCGCGACGGGCCGCGGGACCTGTCGCTGGCGGTGCTCGAGGGCATCCGGCAGTGCCGCTTCGACCGGCTGGTGGTGATGGACGCCGACCTGTCGCATCCGCCCGAACGCATCGCCGACATGCTCGCGGACCTGGCGCGGGACTGCGACATGGTCATCGGCAGCCGCTACACCCTCGGCGGAGCCGTGGACCGGTCCTGGAGCCTCTATCGCCTGCTCAACTCACGGCTGGCGACCTGGATGGCGCGTCCCCTGGTGGACTGTGCCGACCCCATGTCCGGTTTTTTCGCTACGCGCCGCAGCGCGTTGCCGGAGCTCGGGGGACTGCGGCCCATGGGGTACAAGATCGCGCTGGAGCTGATGGTGCGCGGGCGGTTGCGGGTGCGGGAGATTCCCATCGACTTCCACGACCGCAGCGTCGGGTCCAGCAAGATGAACTGGCGGCAGCAGGTCCGCTTCCTGCGCCATCTTTCGCGGCTGTACGACTACCGTTTCGGCAGCATGGCGCGCATCCCCAGCTTCAGCGTGGTGGGCGCCAGCGGCCTGATGGTCGACCTCGCCTGCTACCTCGGGCTCCAGTGGGCCGGCGTGGAGCACCGGCTGGCGCGTTTCCTGTCCTTCTGGCCCGCGGTGAGCTGGAACTGGGCGCTCAACCGCGGCTTCACGTACAGCGGGCGGGAGCGGCAGCCGCATCTGGAGCAATGGGCGCGGTTCGCGGCCAGCAGCGTCATCGGCCTGGGCGTGAACGTGGGCAGCTACGCGCTCCTGACCAGCTACGTCGCCCTGTTCGGACGCCACCGCCTGTGGGCGTTCTTTCTCGGCGTGGCCCTCGGCAGCGTGGTGAACTTCGTGGTCGCCGACCTCTACGTCTACCGGAAGCTCCCGCCGCCGGAGCGCTGA
- a CDS encoding polysaccharide deacetylase family protein translates to MENRRYDYQPITTRPRLRWPNDARVAVWVSPNIEYFHIDQPIPNFGMSKVPDVRGYAQRDYGARVGVFRMMDVLDKHGVRASAQLNSEVCIHHREIIEEGVKRDWEWLGHGVTNNLPLTAYPAAEELSVMKQVRDEIGEATGKAPRGWLGPALAETFDTPDHLAAAGFDYLCDWGFDDQPVAMRVKTGRMIAMPYEQGLNDINFFLRSNYTPREFLRQVCDQFDVLYRDGERNGTVLCIPLHPFIIGVPLRIKYLDLALEYIRSHDGVWLTTGGEIADWYYEHYYEDPGSP, encoded by the coding sequence ATGGAAAACCGCCGCTACGACTATCAGCCCATCACCACGCGGCCCCGGCTCCGGTGGCCCAACGACGCCCGCGTGGCCGTGTGGGTGAGCCCCAACATCGAGTACTTCCACATCGACCAGCCCATCCCCAACTTCGGGATGTCGAAGGTGCCGGACGTGCGCGGCTACGCACAGCGCGATTACGGCGCCCGGGTGGGGGTGTTCAGGATGATGGACGTGCTCGACAAGCACGGGGTCCGCGCCAGCGCCCAGTTGAACTCCGAAGTGTGCATCCACCACCGGGAGATCATCGAGGAGGGCGTCAAGCGCGACTGGGAGTGGCTGGGCCACGGCGTCACCAACAACCTTCCGCTGACCGCCTATCCCGCGGCGGAGGAATTGTCCGTCATGAAGCAGGTACGCGACGAGATCGGCGAGGCCACCGGCAAGGCGCCGCGGGGCTGGCTCGGACCGGCGCTCGCCGAGACCTTCGACACCCCGGACCACCTCGCGGCCGCGGGTTTCGACTACCTGTGCGACTGGGGCTTCGACGATCAGCCGGTGGCCATGCGCGTGAAGACCGGCCGCATGATCGCCATGCCCTACGAGCAGGGCTTGAACGACATCAACTTCTTCCTGCGCTCCAACTACACCCCCCGCGAGTTCCTCCGGCAGGTGTGCGACCAGTTCGACGTGCTCTACCGCGACGGCGAACGCAACGGCACGGTCCTGTGCATCCCGCTGCACCCGTTCATCATCGGCGTCCCCCTGCGCATCAAGTATCTCGACCTCGCGCTGGAGTACATCCGCTCCCACGACGGTGTCTGGCTCACCACCGGGGGCGAGATCGCCGATTGGTACTACGAGCACTACTACGAGGATCCGGGGAGTCCGTAG